A single Flavobacteriales bacterium DNA region contains:
- the crtI gene encoding phytoene desaturase, which yields MRKVNIIGSGFASLSAACYLSQAGFDVSVFEKNDQLGGRAKLWKHEGFTFDMGPSWYWMPDIFERFFGDFGHKAVHFYELVRLNPSYRVFFEDKPNVSLPANYQEILNLFESIEKGASAKLHSFLERCKENYHVSMQSLVYKPGKSPFELVTKETALKLQEFVKTVGADVRKQFKDERLRQILEFPVLFLGAKPANTPSFYNLMNYADMVLGTWYPMGGMYEIVKAMVAIAENNGVKFHTNASVESIKVIANKTIGIVSNGFFYESDYVLSGADYRHTEQLLEKQYRYYSDEYWRGLTFAPSALVYYVGFDKKLQNLEHHNLFFDANFEIHSAEIYDNPKWPSKPLFYASFPSLTDTSVAPMGKELGFFLIPIATKIDDTPEMRERYFEQILNRIELHTKQNLKDSILFQRSYCINDFKQDYNAAFGNAYGLANTLKQTAFLRPKIKSKMVENLFFTGQLTVPGPGVPPALISGKIASNEIIKTHKKSNYATI from the coding sequence ATGCGAAAAGTTAATATCATTGGTTCCGGTTTTGCCTCATTGTCGGCTGCTTGTTATCTATCTCAGGCGGGTTTTGATGTAAGCGTATTTGAAAAGAATGACCAATTAGGAGGTCGGGCCAAACTGTGGAAACACGAAGGTTTTACCTTTGATATGGGGCCAAGTTGGTATTGGATGCCCGATATTTTTGAACGTTTTTTTGGGGACTTCGGCCACAAAGCTGTCCATTTTTATGAGCTTGTTCGCCTTAATCCATCCTATCGGGTGTTTTTTGAGGATAAACCCAACGTTAGTTTACCAGCCAATTATCAAGAGATTCTTAATCTATTTGAATCAATAGAAAAGGGTGCATCGGCAAAACTGCATTCCTTTTTAGAGCGGTGCAAAGAAAACTACCATGTGTCGATGCAATCTTTGGTTTACAAGCCCGGAAAATCTCCTTTTGAGCTGGTAACCAAAGAAACAGCGTTGAAACTTCAAGAATTTGTAAAAACCGTTGGTGCAGATGTTAGAAAGCAATTTAAAGATGAAAGATTGCGGCAGATTCTTGAATTTCCGGTTCTTTTTTTGGGGGCAAAACCGGCAAACACCCCATCTTTCTACAACCTTATGAACTATGCTGATATGGTGCTCGGCACATGGTATCCTATGGGTGGTATGTATGAAATAGTGAAAGCCATGGTCGCTATCGCCGAAAATAATGGTGTCAAATTTCATACGAACGCCTCTGTTGAGAGTATCAAGGTTATTGCCAACAAAACAATTGGAATTGTTTCCAACGGATTTTTTTATGAGTCGGATTATGTTTTAAGCGGAGCTGACTACCGACATACGGAACAGCTATTAGAAAAGCAATACCGATATTATTCAGATGAATATTGGAGAGGTTTAACTTTTGCTCCATCGGCATTGGTTTATTATGTGGGATTTGATAAAAAACTGCAAAACCTCGAACACCACAATCTTTTCTTTGATGCCAATTTTGAGATCCATTCGGCAGAAATTTATGATAACCCCAAGTGGCCTTCAAAACCCCTTTTTTACGCCAGTTTTCCCAGTTTAACGGACACTTCGGTTGCTCCCATGGGCAAAGAACTTGGGTTTTTTCTAATACCTATTGCCACAAAAATTGACGATACGCCAGAAATGAGAGAACGGTATTTCGAACAAATATTGAACAGAATAGAACTGCATACTAAACAAAATTTGAAAGATTCTATACTTTTTCAAAGGAGTTATTGTATAAACGATTTTAAGCAAGACTACAACGCAGCCTTTGGCAACGCCTACGGCTTGGCAAATACACTAAAACAAACTGCCTTTTTACGCCCCAAAATCAAAAGCAAAATGGTTGAAAATTTATTTTTTACTGGTCAGTTAACGGTTCCCGGACCGGGTGTTCCTCCGGCCTTAATAAGCGGAAAAATTGCCTCAAACGAGATTATTAAAACCCATAAGAAAAGTAACTATGCAACTATATAA